A part of Streptomyces sp. DSM 40750 genomic DNA contains:
- a CDS encoding sugar kinase, with protein MTTPAPPDVVTFGETMAALRAGGALRLGGSLGLSVAGAESNVAIGLARLGHRVRWAGRVGADELGALVLRTLRAEGIDTSHAVTDDTGRPTGLLLTEPRLGTLTRVSYYRAGSAGSAVSPADVLPALDSGTRILHLTGITPALGPSAAEAALAAATNAHDAGITVCLDVNYRSRLWTADRARTVLRPLLSHTDVLIASEDELPLALERPGADEAEAVHGVLAEGVTEVVVKRGARGATAFTVDGASDCPARQIDAVDLVGAGDAFVAGYLSGLLGGADIPARLHRAVTTAAFAVATRGDWEGLPTQDELGLLDQPDGTTLR; from the coding sequence GTGACGACACCGGCCCCGCCCGACGTGGTGACCTTCGGCGAGACGATGGCGGCGCTCCGGGCCGGCGGTGCGCTGCGGCTGGGCGGCAGTCTCGGCCTGTCCGTCGCGGGAGCCGAGTCCAATGTCGCGATCGGTCTCGCCCGGCTCGGGCACCGGGTGCGCTGGGCCGGCCGGGTCGGCGCGGACGAACTCGGCGCGCTGGTCCTGCGCACGCTGCGCGCCGAGGGCATCGACACCAGCCACGCGGTGACCGACGACACCGGCCGGCCCACGGGACTGCTGCTGACCGAACCCCGCCTGGGCACTCTGACCCGCGTCAGCTACTACCGTGCCGGTTCGGCCGGTTCGGCCGTCTCACCGGCCGACGTGCTGCCCGCGCTCGACTCCGGTACCCGCATCCTGCATCTGACCGGCATCACCCCGGCGCTCGGTCCATCAGCGGCCGAGGCCGCCCTGGCCGCCGCCACCAACGCTCACGACGCCGGCATCACCGTATGCCTCGACGTCAACTACCGCTCCCGGCTGTGGACCGCGGACCGCGCCCGCACCGTCCTACGTCCGCTGCTGTCACACACCGACGTGCTCATAGCCTCCGAGGACGAGCTGCCGCTGGCGCTGGAACGGCCGGGCGCGGATGAGGCCGAGGCCGTGCACGGTGTCCTGGCCGAAGGCGTCACAGAGGTGGTCGTCAAGCGTGGCGCACGCGGCGCGACGGCCTTCACCGTCGACGGGGCGAGCGACTGCCCAGCGCGACAGATCGACGCCGTCGACCTGGTCGGCGCAGGCGACGCCTTCGTGGCCGGATACCTGTCCGGACTCCTGGGCGGCGCGGACATACCCGCCCGTCTGCACCGAGCGGTCACCACCGCGGCCTTCGCCGTCGCCACCCGAGGCGACTGGGAGGGCCTGCCGACGCAGGACGAACTCGGCCTGTTGGACCAGCCGGACGGCACGACACTTCGCTGA
- a CDS encoding bifunctional 4-hydroxy-2-oxoglutarate aldolase/2-dehydro-3-deoxy-phosphogluconate aldolase has protein sequence MNLVESLRAHRLLAIVRGTDPAAALRTVLTLAEEGIPAVEVSLTTADALTVIRQARTELGSEALLGAGTVRSAADAARAMDAGASYLVTPALVDGLEPYGIPVLMGALTPTEIEGALARGADAIKLFPGSLGGPGYLRALRGPFPDVPFVPVGGVDAQAARDYLDRGAIAVGVGSPLVGDAADGGDLNQLRARAAEFLKVAAGETP, from the coding sequence ATGAATCTGGTGGAATCGCTCCGAGCCCACCGCCTGCTGGCGATCGTGCGCGGCACGGATCCCGCCGCGGCACTGCGCACCGTACTCACCCTCGCCGAGGAGGGCATCCCGGCCGTCGAGGTCTCACTGACCACCGCCGACGCCCTGACCGTGATCAGGCAGGCGCGCACCGAACTGGGCTCGGAGGCGCTGCTCGGCGCCGGAACCGTGCGCTCGGCCGCGGACGCCGCCCGCGCCATGGACGCCGGAGCGTCGTACCTCGTCACCCCGGCACTGGTCGACGGGCTGGAACCGTACGGCATACCCGTGCTGATGGGAGCCCTGACGCCGACCGAGATCGAAGGCGCCCTCGCACGGGGCGCCGACGCGATCAAACTCTTCCCCGGCTCCCTCGGCGGCCCCGGCTATCTGCGGGCCCTGCGCGGCCCGTTCCCCGACGTTCCCTTCGTGCCCGTCGGCGGGGTGGACGCGCAGGCGGCCCGCGACTATCTGGACCGCGGCGCCATCGCCGTCGGCGTCGGCTCACCACTCGTCGGTGACGCGGCCGACGGCGGCGACCTGAACCAACTCCGCGCCCGCGCAGCGGAGTTCCTCAAGGTGGCCGCAGGGGAGACGCCGTGA